A genome region from bacterium includes the following:
- a CDS encoding tagatose 1,6-diphosphate aldolase — protein MAISANKRAHLQKLSTPKGVIAAAAMDQRGSLKKSIAKEKNVDPSQITQAMMEEFKTAVTKVLTPHASAILLDPEFGLPAAKARAKGCGLLLAYESTGYDQTTPGRIPLLIPTWTVSKSVAEGANAIKILLYYTPFEDAKVNAVKHAWVERIGAECAHHDIPFFLEFVGYPTGNEDEKGIEFAKKKPEIVRLSMEEYSKPRYNVDVLKVEVPVNMKFVKGARSNKGGEAAYDRGQAMDLFRSAAAATKKPFIYLSAGVSDDEFRESLELAAEAGVAYNGVLCGRATWKEGIPVYAKSGVKALEDWLSDRGVQNIQALNKVIEQGARPWHL, from the coding sequence ATGGCCATCTCCGCCAACAAAAGGGCTCACCTTCAGAAACTCTCCACACCGAAAGGAGTCATCGCCGCCGCGGCGATGGACCAGCGCGGATCGCTCAAAAAGTCGATCGCCAAGGAAAAGAACGTCGATCCTTCGCAGATCACACAGGCGATGATGGAGGAGTTCAAGACCGCGGTGACCAAGGTGCTCACGCCGCACGCGAGCGCGATCCTCCTCGACCCCGAGTTCGGTCTGCCCGCCGCCAAGGCCCGTGCGAAGGGCTGCGGGCTCCTCCTCGCCTACGAATCGACGGGCTACGACCAGACGACGCCCGGCCGCATTCCCCTCTTGATCCCCACGTGGACGGTTTCGAAGTCCGTCGCGGAGGGGGCGAACGCGATCAAGATCCTCCTTTACTACACGCCTTTCGAGGACGCGAAGGTGAACGCCGTCAAGCATGCCTGGGTGGAGCGGATCGGGGCCGAATGCGCGCATCATGACATCCCCTTTTTCCTCGAGTTCGTAGGCTATCCGACGGGCAATGAGGACGAGAAGGGGATCGAATTCGCCAAGAAAAAGCCGGAGATCGTCCGATTGAGCATGGAAGAGTACTCCAAGCCCCGGTACAACGTCGACGTCCTCAAGGTGGAGGTCCCGGTCAACATGAAGTTCGTGAAGGGGGCCCGTTCCAACAAGGGAGGCGAGGCGGCCTACGACCGCGGGCAGGCGATGGACCTCTTCCGCTCGGCCGCCGCGGCGACGAAGAAGCCCTTCATCTATCTCTCCGCGGGCGTCTCGGATGATGAATTCCGCGAGAGCCTGGAACTCGCCGCCGAGGCGGGGGTCGCGTACAACGGCGTCCTCTGCGGGCGAGCGACGTGGAAGGAAGGCATCCCCGTCTACGCGAAGTCCGGCGTGAAGGCGCTGGAGGACTGGCTCAGCGACCGGGGCGTGCAGAACATCCAGGCATTGAACAAGGTCATCGAACAGGGCGCGCGACCTTGGCATCTATGA
- the coaD gene encoding pantetheine-phosphate adenylyltransferase: protein MPITAVCPGSFDPPTEGHLNIIERGLKLFDKVVVAVAVNSQKKSIFSTAERIELLKELTKGLKGVEVDSFEDKLLVDYARAKKAQVIFRGLRTIQDYEYEFQMALANKQIAPEIETVFMMTEAQFSHISSSLSKEIIHLGGPGKGMVAPVVEKKLKEKFKKM from the coding sequence ATGCCCATCACCGCCGTCTGTCCGGGGTCCTTCGACCCTCCCACTGAAGGCCACTTGAACATCATCGAGCGGGGTCTCAAGCTCTTCGACAAGGTCGTCGTCGCCGTGGCGGTGAATTCCCAGAAAAAATCGATCTTCAGCACCGCCGAACGGATCGAACTGTTGAAGGAGCTCACCAAGGGTCTGAAGGGCGTCGAGGTCGATTCCTTTGAGGACAAACTCCTGGTCGATTACGCCCGGGCGAAGAAGGCCCAGGTGATCTTTAGAGGGCTCCGAACGATCCAAGACTACGAGTACGAGTTCCAGATGGCGCTGGCGAACAAGCAGATCGCGCCGGAGATCGAGACCGTCTTCATGATGACGGAGGCCCAGTTCTCGCACATCAGCTCGAGCCTCTCGAAGGAGATCATCCACCTGGGCGGTCCGGGCAAGGGGATGGTCGCTCCGGTCGTTGAAAAAAAGTTGAAGGAAAAATTCAAAAAGATGTAG
- the rsmD gene encoding 16S rRNA (guanine(966)-N(2))-methyltransferase RsmD: MRVIAGIAKGRALAGPKSHTIRPALDKVKGAIFNILYDVSGLTVLDVFAGTGSIGIEALSRGARHCVFLDAAPEALGVIKKNLDLCVFNDRATILRTKLPEDLRTVAKRSRIASFDLIFVDPPYDKDLVNPSLRRIAELGLLAEGGKVIVEHSPRETIGEITGMTVRDRREYGQTIVSFLVDTSADIFPKL; this comes from the coding sequence ATGCGCGTGATCGCCGGAATTGCCAAAGGCAGGGCCCTGGCCGGACCCAAGTCGCATACCATCCGCCCCGCCCTGGACAAGGTGAAGGGCGCGATCTTCAACATCCTCTATGACGTCTCGGGCCTGACCGTCCTGGATGTCTTCGCCGGCACGGGTTCGATCGGCATCGAGGCCCTCTCGCGCGGGGCGAGGCACTGCGTGTTCCTGGACGCCGCGCCCGAGGCCTTGGGCGTGATCAAGAAAAATCTGGACCTCTGCGTGTTCAATGACCGGGCGACGATCCTGAGGACGAAACTTCCGGAAGACCTGCGGACGGTGGCCAAGCGGAGCCGCATCGCGTCCTTCGACCTCATCTTCGTCGACCCGCCCTACGACAAGGATCTCGTGAATCCTTCCCTCCGGAGAATCGCGGAGTTGGGCCTCTTGGCCGAGGGCGGCAAGGTCATCGTCGAACACTCGCCTCGGGAGACGATCGGGGAGATCACCGGGATGACGGTGAGGGATCGAAGGGAATACGGGCAGACGATCGTGTCTTTTTTAGTAGACACTTCTGCAGACATCTTTCCTAAACTATGA
- the coaBC gene encoding bifunctional phosphopantothenoylcysteine decarboxylase/phosphopantothenate--cysteine ligase CoaBC codes for MKEKTVVLGVTGGIAAYKACELTRRLVESGAEVHVILTKGAQQFVTPLTFQALSGHPVHTDLFSLTQEQEIGHIALADKADLVFVAPATADVLAKVAHGLCDDLLTTVICATRAPVLLAPAMNVHMWENPITRENVANLKRHGVLFVEPDAGFLACGYTGKGRLPDADVLIAEAEKALKVRKLRAK; via the coding sequence TTGAAAGAAAAGACAGTGGTCTTAGGGGTGACGGGCGGCATCGCCGCCTACAAGGCCTGCGAGTTGACGAGGCGTTTGGTCGAGAGCGGAGCGGAGGTCCATGTCATCCTGACCAAGGGGGCCCAACAGTTCGTGACGCCCTTGACCTTCCAGGCCTTGAGCGGGCATCCGGTGCACACCGACCTCTTCAGCCTCACCCAGGAACAGGAAATCGGCCACATCGCCCTCGCGGACAAGGCGGACCTCGTTTTCGTCGCCCCCGCGACGGCGGACGTGCTCGCCAAGGTGGCGCATGGCCTCTGCGACGACCTGCTCACGACCGTGATCTGCGCGACGCGCGCCCCCGTTCTCCTCGCCCCCGCGATGAACGTCCACATGTGGGAGAACCCGATCACCCGGGAGAACGTCGCCAATCTCAAGCGGCACGGCGTTCTCTTCGTCGAGCCCGATGCCGGCTTCCTGGCCTGCGGATACACGGGCAAGGGACGCCTCCCCGACGCCGACGTCCTCATCGCCGAGGCCGAAAAGGCTTTGAAGGTCCGAAAACTCCGCGCCAAATGA
- a CDS encoding phosphatase PAP2 family protein, producing MTLRDRLTKNALFFGILVYYMVGYFLLNEFTGRRGEFYRLDLPFESSIPLLPALIFAYLLEFVFFAIAYLMVDDLAFFKKIVLSVFVCVTLHFVIFLVFPVEYRLRPVVDADRGWAYLLVDFYYWMDLPYNCFPSLHVSNVVLVSFFMERFKKGMGWLLHPLAALVAVSVVLVKQHYIADVVAGFFVGWFVYRQVFIDAKVARPVR from the coding sequence ATGACCCTTCGCGACCGCCTGACGAAGAACGCGCTCTTCTTCGGCATTCTCGTTTACTACATGGTCGGCTATTTCCTGTTGAACGAATTCACGGGACGCCGCGGGGAATTCTACCGTCTCGATCTCCCGTTCGAAAGTTCCATCCCGTTGCTGCCCGCCCTGATCTTCGCCTATTTGCTGGAATTCGTCTTTTTCGCCATCGCCTATCTCATGGTCGACGACCTGGCCTTTTTCAAAAAGATCGTCCTTTCGGTTTTTGTCTGTGTGACGCTCCACTTCGTGATCTTTCTCGTCTTTCCCGTGGAATACCGCTTGCGCCCCGTGGTGGACGCGGATCGGGGCTGGGCCTATCTGCTCGTGGATTTCTACTACTGGATGGACCTGCCGTATAACTGCTTTCCGTCCCTGCACGTCTCCAACGTCGTCCTGGTCTCGTTCTTCATGGAAAGGTTCAAGAAGGGGATGGGGTGGCTCTTGCATCCGCTCGCCGCGCTCGTCGCCGTGTCCGTCGTCCTGGTGAAACAGCATTACATCGCGGACGTCGTTGCGGGCTTCTTCGTGGGGTGGTTCGTTTACCGGCAGGTTTTCATAGATGCCAAGGTCGCGCGCCCTGTTCGATGA
- the coaBC gene encoding bifunctional phosphopantothenoylcysteine decarboxylase/phosphopantothenate--cysteine ligase CoaBC has translation MKFENLRVLVTAGPTREFFDPVRFLSNPSSGKMGYALAEEARLRGATVTLVTGPVSIAPPPVKVVAVTSAEEMYRAVLKEARRAALILMCAAVSDYRPASFSKKKLKKTGKPLSLTLVRTKDILAELGRRKKPGQILVGFAAETHRVEAYARNKLREKNLDAIVANRVGRPGAGFEGERNEALLLSAAGGALHLKSMSKKAMARKILGFLAYSFGDKKSPSGED, from the coding sequence ATGAAATTCGAAAATCTGCGTGTCTTGGTCACGGCCGGTCCCACGCGGGAGTTCTTCGACCCGGTCCGGTTTCTCTCCAATCCATCTTCCGGAAAGATGGGCTACGCCCTGGCCGAGGAGGCGCGTCTTCGCGGAGCGACCGTGACGCTCGTGACCGGTCCGGTTTCGATTGCCCCGCCGCCGGTCAAGGTCGTCGCCGTGACTTCGGCGGAGGAGATGTACCGAGCCGTCCTCAAGGAAGCACGTCGCGCCGCCCTGATCCTCATGTGCGCCGCCGTCTCGGACTACCGGCCCGCCTCCTTCTCCAAGAAGAAGCTCAAGAAGACCGGCAAGCCCCTCTCCCTCACGCTCGTCCGCACGAAGGACATTCTGGCGGAGCTCGGGCGGCGGAAAAAACCGGGGCAGATCCTCGTCGGCTTCGCCGCCGAAACGCACCGCGTGGAGGCCTACGCCCGGAATAAACTGCGCGAAAAGAATCTGGACGCGATCGTCGCCAACCGCGTGGGACGACCGGGCGCCGGGTTCGAGGGCGAGCGAAACGAGGCCCTTCTCCTCTCCGCCGCGGGCGGGGCCCTTCACCTCAAGAGCATGTCCAAGAAGGCGATGGCGAGGAAAATCCTGGGTTTCTTGG
- a CDS encoding pyridoxal phosphate-dependent aminotransferase, protein MSRLTQRVQRIKPSPTLAIDSKAKKMIAEGIDVVSFGAGEPDFDTPDHVKLAAIKAIDAGKTKYTPVAGIIELKDAVVAKLKRDNNLHYTREDVIVSAGGKHVLYNIAQALFEAGDEVIIPAPYWVSYPDQVLLNDAKPVVVQTEEKDGFCLRPEVLEKAITPKTKAFILNSPSNPTGGAYPRKNLEAIAEILVKKNVFCVSDEIYEKIVYDGFEFTSIASLNDRIKEITLTVNGASKVYSMTGWRMGYAVGPRDIIDAMAKIQGQVTSNITSITQWACVEALNGSHEFLKTWVAEFKKRRDVIVKRFNAIPGVTCFNPQGAFYVFPNVSAYFGRKYGGKVIQGSDDLAAYLLEKALVAVVPGSGFGADGFIRLSYATSMAKIEKGLERIEKALAALTT, encoded by the coding sequence ATGTCGCGTCTTACCCAAAGAGTCCAACGCATCAAACCCAGCCCCACCCTGGCGATCGACAGCAAGGCCAAGAAGATGATCGCCGAGGGCATCGACGTCGTCAGCTTCGGCGCCGGAGAGCCGGACTTCGACACGCCGGACCACGTCAAGCTCGCCGCCATCAAGGCGATCGACGCGGGCAAGACCAAGTACACGCCGGTCGCCGGCATCATCGAGCTCAAGGACGCCGTCGTCGCCAAACTCAAGCGCGACAACAACCTCCATTACACGCGGGAGGACGTGATCGTTTCGGCGGGCGGCAAGCACGTCCTCTACAACATCGCCCAGGCGCTTTTCGAGGCCGGCGACGAGGTCATCATTCCGGCGCCCTATTGGGTCAGCTATCCCGACCAGGTCCTCTTGAACGACGCCAAGCCGGTCGTCGTCCAAACGGAAGAGAAAGACGGATTTTGCCTGCGTCCCGAAGTCTTGGAAAAGGCGATCACGCCCAAGACCAAGGCGTTCATCCTGAACAGCCCGTCCAACCCGACGGGCGGGGCCTATCCGAGGAAGAATCTCGAGGCGATCGCCGAGATCCTGGTCAAAAAGAACGTCTTCTGCGTCTCGGACGAGATCTACGAAAAGATCGTCTACGACGGATTCGAGTTCACGAGCATCGCAAGCCTGAACGACCGGATCAAGGAGATCACGCTGACGGTCAACGGCGCCTCCAAGGTGTACTCGATGACCGGCTGGCGGATGGGTTACGCCGTCGGCCCGCGCGACATCATCGACGCGATGGCGAAGATCCAGGGGCAGGTCACGTCCAACATCACGTCGATCACGCAATGGGCCTGCGTCGAGGCCCTCAACGGCTCGCACGAGTTTTTGAAGACGTGGGTCGCGGAATTCAAGAAGCGACGCGACGTCATCGTCAAGAGGTTCAACGCAATCCCGGGGGTCACCTGCTTCAACCCCCAGGGGGCCTTTTACGTCTTTCCGAACGTCTCGGCCTACTTCGGTAGGAAATACGGCGGAAAGGTCATTCAAGGATCGGACGACTTGGCGGCCTACCTCTTGGAGAAGGCCCTGGTCGCCGTGGTCCCCGGTTCCGGCTTCGGTGCCGACGGGTTCATCCGCCTCTCCTACGCGACCTCGATGGCCAAGATCGAAAAAGGCCTGGAACGGATCGAAAAGGCCTTGGCCGCCCTCACAACTTAA
- the amrA gene encoding AmmeMemoRadiSam system protein A yields MLTEQEKAELLRLARLALETYVKERRFLPAEPVNPGLLEVGGAFVTLERDGELRGCIGHLTADRPIARVVQDMAIAAATQDPRFPPVTTDEVQRLTLEISALSSFRTVTDVGEIRVGRHGLIISDGRRRGLLLPQVAEREGWDAETFLAATCRKAGLPLDAWKRGATIEIFTADVFSEKQSG; encoded by the coding sequence ATGCTGACGGAACAAGAAAAAGCGGAGCTTCTCCGCCTGGCCCGGTTGGCCCTCGAGACCTATGTGAAGGAGCGCCGCTTCTTGCCTGCCGAGCCCGTGAATCCGGGCTTGCTTGAGGTCGGCGGGGCCTTCGTCACTCTCGAGAGGGACGGGGAACTGCGGGGATGCATCGGTCACTTGACTGCGGACCGGCCGATCGCACGCGTCGTCCAGGATATGGCGATCGCGGCGGCGACCCAGGATCCGCGATTTCCCCCCGTGACCACGGACGAAGTTCAGCGGCTGACGCTCGAAATTTCGGCCCTGTCCTCTTTCCGGACGGTGACGGACGTCGGGGAAATCCGGGTCGGCCGGCACGGACTCATCATTTCCGACGGACGCCGCCGGGGCCTTCTCCTGCCGCAGGTCGCCGAGCGCGAGGGGTGGGATGCGGAGACCTTTCTCGCGGCCACCTGCCGCAAGGCGGGCCTCCCCCTCGACGCCTGGAAGCGCGGGGCGACGATTGAAATCTTTACAGCGGACGTCTTCTCTGAAAAACAATCCGGATGA